One Defluviimonas sp. SAOS-178_SWC DNA window includes the following coding sequences:
- a CDS encoding Maf family protein — MRPRLVLGSASPRRKELLAQLGLTPDAVRAPDIDETPLKGELPRPYCARMAREKVAAVPAGPDEVVLCADTTVAIGRRILGKPESAGEAAEFLLKLSGRRHRVITAVAVRRGGRIWERAVETVVKVKPLSDGELNAYLASGEWRGKAGGYGIQGRFGAFIPWLQGSFTGVVGLPVAETAHLLEAAGIDIHGVDA; from the coding sequence GTGCGGCCGAGGCTGGTCCTCGGTTCGGCCAGCCCGCGCCGGAAGGAACTGCTGGCCCAACTCGGGTTGACACCCGACGCTGTCCGTGCCCCCGACATCGACGAAACACCCTTGAAGGGCGAGTTGCCGCGCCCGTATTGCGCCCGCATGGCCCGTGAAAAGGTCGCGGCCGTTCCGGCCGGGCCGGACGAGGTGGTCTTGTGCGCCGACACGACTGTGGCGATTGGCCGCCGCATTCTCGGCAAGCCCGAAAGCGCGGGCGAGGCGGCGGAATTCCTGCTGAAGCTGTCGGGCCGTCGCCATCGGGTCATTACCGCCGTCGCCGTCCGGCGCGGCGGTCGGATCTGGGAACGCGCGGTCGAGACGGTGGTGAAGGTCAAACCGCTGTCGGACGGCGAACTCAACGCCTATCTTGCGTCCGGCGAATGGCGGGGCAAGGCCGGTGGCTACGGTATCCAGGGCCGCTTCGGTGCCTTCATCCCCTGGCTTCAGGGCTCCTTCACCGGAGTTGTGGGGCTGCCTGTCGCGGAAACCGCGCATCTTCTCGAAGCGGCCGGGATCGACATTCACGGGGTGGACGCATGA
- a CDS encoding class I SAM-dependent methyltransferase yields the protein MFDSWAAGDNYETYMGRWSRQIAAEFLRWLAPAEGLDWLEIGCGSGALTSAILNSCAPASLLATDNSSDFVAHAKAHLSGTRAEFRVADAQALPLQDGTVDVVASALVLNFVPDKVAALVEMQRVLRSDGLLSLYVWDYPGGGIGFIDAFWKAAAQLDPAAAELDEGKRFPFCTAEGLAALCGEAGLKDVDVAAIEIMSEFPDFEAFWHPFTLGAGPAPGYCMNLDEDRRADLKSLLAEMVGQQGPVRLPARAWALRTRKAG from the coding sequence ATGTTCGACAGCTGGGCTGCCGGCGACAACTATGAAACCTACATGGGCCGCTGGAGCCGGCAAATCGCGGCCGAATTTCTTCGCTGGCTGGCTCCGGCAGAGGGGCTCGACTGGCTGGAGATCGGGTGCGGCAGCGGTGCGCTGACATCGGCGATCCTAAACAGTTGCGCGCCGGCCTCGCTGCTTGCCACCGACAACTCTTCGGATTTCGTCGCGCATGCGAAGGCCCATCTCTCGGGGACGCGTGCCGAATTTCGCGTAGCTGATGCGCAGGCGCTGCCTCTCCAAGATGGCACGGTCGATGTCGTGGCGTCAGCCCTGGTCCTGAATTTCGTTCCGGACAAGGTTGCGGCGCTGGTAGAAATGCAGCGGGTGCTGCGGTCCGACGGCCTTCTGTCTCTCTATGTCTGGGATTATCCGGGCGGGGGTATCGGGTTTATCGATGCCTTCTGGAAGGCGGCAGCGCAGCTCGACCCGGCTGCAGCAGAGCTGGACGAAGGCAAGCGTTTCCCGTTCTGCACTGCCGAAGGTCTGGCGGCACTCTGCGGTGAGGCAGGACTGAAAGACGTTGACGTCGCCGCGATCGAAATCATGAGCGAGTTTCCGGATTTCGAGGCGTTCTGGCATCCTTTCACCCTCGGCGCCGGTCCCGCGCCAGGCTACTGCATGAATCTCGATGAAGACCGGCGTGCCGATTTGAAATCGCTGCTGGCCGAGATGGTGGGTCAGCAGGGTCCGGTGCGTCTGCCCGCGCGCGCCTGGGCCCTGAGGACCCGAAAGGCAGGATAG
- a CDS encoding ketosteroid isomerase-related protein: MTKAVIEAYFDAFNAGDVEAMLALLDTDIEHHVNEGGIRRGKLAFAEFCAHMNHAYKETLTDIVAFSNDDGTRAAAEFVVNGQYLKTDPGLPEAKGQTYVLPAGSFFSLKNGKIARVTTYYNLNDWIRQVSA, from the coding sequence ATGACCAAGGCCGTGATCGAAGCGTATTTCGATGCGTTCAACGCGGGTGACGTGGAGGCGATGCTGGCGCTTCTCGATACCGATATCGAGCATCACGTGAATGAGGGCGGCATCCGCCGCGGCAAGCTCGCCTTCGCCGAGTTCTGCGCCCACATGAACCACGCCTACAAGGAGACGCTGACCGATATCGTCGCCTTTTCGAACGACGACGGCACGCGGGCGGCCGCGGAATTCGTGGTGAACGGCCAGTACCTGAAAACCGATCCGGGCCTGCCGGAGGCGAAGGGCCAGACCTACGTTCTGCCGGCTGGCTCTTTCTTCTCGCTGAAGAACGGCAAGATCGCCCGGGTGACGACTTACTATAACCTCAATGACTGGATCCGGCAGGTTTCCGCATGA
- a CDS encoding UPF0262 family protein, with amino-acid sequence MSSICHIEIDDTGLPAPTPEIEQERKVAIFDLLEDNSFALPGKEGAVPPDGPFRLGLAIREKRLVFDIGADGGGKVAEFHLSLGPFRQVVKDYFQICESYFEAVKRLPPAQIEAIDMARRGIHNEGARVLQERLEGKADLDIDTARRLFTLICVLHFGG; translated from the coding sequence ATGAGCAGCATCTGCCATATCGAAATCGACGATACCGGCCTGCCGGCGCCGACCCCGGAGATCGAACAGGAACGCAAGGTCGCGATCTTCGATCTTCTGGAGGACAATTCCTTTGCCCTGCCGGGCAAGGAAGGGGCCGTCCCGCCCGATGGGCCATTCCGGCTTGGCCTTGCGATCCGGGAAAAGCGGCTGGTCTTCGACATTGGCGCCGACGGGGGCGGCAAGGTGGCGGAGTTCCATTTGTCGCTTGGGCCGTTCCGGCAGGTGGTGAAGGACTATTTCCAGATCTGCGAAAGCTATTTCGAGGCGGTAAAACGTCTGCCGCCGGCACAGATCGAGGCCATCGACATGGCTCGGCGCGGAATCCACAACGAAGGCGCGCGGGTGCTGCAGGAGCGGCTCGAAGGCAAGGCCGATCTCGACATAGACACCGCGCGCCGGCTCTTTACCCTTATCTGCGTCCTGCATTTCGGGGGCTGA
- a CDS encoding DUF2948 family protein, with protein MAEDARFEDGGERPLHLKAETAEDVPVIAALVQDAVLTIADMSWQPNLRRLAFLINRFRWEDRTAAEARGRRYERVRALLVIDGVTAVASQGIDRNDKAAILSILSVEWKPGADAAGRVELVLAGDGAIAAEVECLDITLKDVTRPYLAPSHKAPAHPD; from the coding sequence ATGGCCGAGGACGCACGGTTCGAAGACGGCGGCGAGCGGCCGCTCCACCTGAAGGCCGAGACGGCGGAGGACGTGCCGGTGATCGCCGCGCTTGTTCAGGATGCGGTCCTGACGATCGCCGACATGAGCTGGCAGCCGAATCTGCGCCGGCTTGCCTTCCTGATCAACCGTTTCCGCTGGGAAGACCGCACCGCCGCCGAGGCGCGAGGCCGGCGCTACGAACGGGTGCGCGCGCTTCTGGTGATCGACGGGGTGACCGCAGTGGCCTCTCAAGGCATAGACCGTAACGACAAGGCGGCGATCCTGTCGATCCTCTCGGTCGAGTGGAAGCCGGGTGCGGATGCAGCGGGGCGGGTCGAACTGGTGCTGGCCGGCGACGGTGCCATCGCGGCAGAGGTCGAGTGTCTCGACATCACGCTCAAGGATGTCACACGGCCCTATCTCGCGCCCTCCCACAAGGCGCCTGCGCATCCCGATTGA
- a CDS encoding aspartate/glutamate racemase family protein produces the protein MTKIGIVGGVGWPATATYYRAICRAAADDYPGGSPPMVIESLDMRTTMASRGQSDDEASWRTFESIFAGALETLQRVGCSVLAIASVTPHIRFAGITRSAEKPVISILDATVQRATAAGVSDVLCLGTPLVLRAGLFDGAFESAGVRADRRFNPEQIDAFGAMLETYFYPGHARDGRASLLEFCRAKLAETPGSPNPTIILGCTDLIDAFPEMEGETLFEVDGLQFLDPVACHVRAVLDAFQDSHPDRTRGD, from the coding sequence ATGACGAAGATCGGCATCGTCGGAGGTGTCGGCTGGCCAGCGACTGCCACCTACTATCGCGCAATCTGCAGGGCAGCTGCCGACGACTATCCGGGCGGCTCGCCACCTATGGTTATCGAGTCGCTCGACATGCGAACGACAATGGCCAGCCGAGGCCAAAGCGACGACGAAGCGAGCTGGCGGACTTTCGAGAGCATCTTCGCCGGGGCACTTGAAACTCTGCAGCGCGTGGGCTGCTCGGTCTTGGCGATTGCTAGCGTCACCCCACATATCCGTTTTGCCGGCATCACCCGGAGCGCGGAAAAGCCAGTCATCAGCATTCTCGATGCGACGGTGCAACGCGCGACTGCCGCGGGGGTATCGGATGTGCTCTGTCTAGGCACACCCCTGGTCTTGCGGGCTGGCCTGTTTGACGGCGCGTTCGAATCCGCAGGCGTGCGGGCAGACCGGCGGTTCAATCCAGAACAGATTGATGCGTTCGGCGCCATGCTCGAAACGTATTTCTATCCGGGGCATGCGCGCGACGGCCGAGCGTCGCTTCTCGAGTTCTGTAGGGCCAAGCTTGCCGAGACCCCTGGCAGCCCCAACCCGACGATCATCCTTGGCTGCACCGATCTTATTGACGCATTTCCGGAAATGGAGGGCGAAACGCTGTTCGAGGTTGACGGTCTGCAATTTCTCGACCCCGTTGCCTGCCACGTTCGGGCAGTGTTGGACGCGTTTCAGGACTCGCATCCGGATCGAACCCGTGGCGATTGA
- a CDS encoding ArsR/SmtB family transcription factor, with translation MVIDAESTILALRALSNPRRLTIMQWLTDPVQHFPPQRDGDLVEDGVCVGFITKKIELSQPAVTAHMQVLADAGLVTSKRIKNWVFYKVDRIRLAAVMADLNVAFPDDASATGKQARFVGDGSDTGRGE, from the coding sequence ATGGTGATCGATGCCGAGTCAACAATCTTGGCGCTACGCGCCTTGTCCAATCCGCGAAGGCTGACGATCATGCAGTGGTTGACGGACCCGGTTCAGCACTTTCCGCCGCAACGCGACGGAGACTTGGTTGAGGATGGCGTCTGCGTCGGCTTCATCACGAAAAAGATCGAGCTCAGCCAGCCTGCGGTGACCGCACACATGCAGGTTCTTGCCGATGCCGGATTGGTGACGTCGAAACGCATCAAGAACTGGGTCTTCTACAAAGTCGACCGTATTCGGCTGGCTGCGGTGATGGCCGATCTCAATGTTGCGTTCCCTGACGACGCGTCGGCGACAGGGAAACAAGCGCGTTTCGTCGGCGACGGATCCGACACGGGCCGGGGAGAATGA
- a CDS encoding carbon-nitrogen hydrolase family protein yields MKVAAAAYPLDWFDDWSDYETKLDRWVTEAAEEGAELLVFPEYGAMELASLGGLAVAADIEGALREADRHKAGSDAMMARLAARYGVHILAGSGPVYDVPHAGDRPVNRASLFGPHGFIGHQDKAMMTRFEREDWNVVAGTGLNVFDTDLGRIGILICYDSEFPLLGRALAEAGVEILLVPSATEALAGFTRVRVGAMARALEGQMVSIHSPVVGAAPWCYGMEENTGRASIYGPPDRGFPATGIFAEGGLGEPGWVYAEISRAAIADVRADGNVLNFRHWPEQEPQLAKVALRRKT; encoded by the coding sequence ATGAAGGTCGCCGCCGCTGCCTATCCGCTCGACTGGTTCGACGACTGGTCGGACTACGAGACGAAGCTCGACCGCTGGGTCACGGAGGCTGCGGAGGAGGGCGCCGAGCTTCTCGTCTTTCCCGAATACGGCGCGATGGAGCTTGCCTCGCTCGGCGGGCTCGCGGTTGCCGCCGACATCGAGGGGGCGCTGCGAGAGGCGGACCGCCACAAGGCCGGTTCCGACGCGATGATGGCGCGGCTCGCGGCGCGCTACGGCGTCCACATCCTCGCGGGCTCCGGTCCGGTCTATGACGTGCCCCATGCCGGCGACCGGCCGGTCAACCGGGCGAGCCTCTTTGGCCCGCACGGGTTCATCGGTCATCAGGACAAGGCAATGATGACCCGGTTCGAGCGCGAGGACTGGAACGTCGTCGCCGGCACCGGGCTCAATGTCTTCGACACCGATCTCGGCCGGATCGGCATCCTTATCTGCTACGACAGCGAATTCCCGCTTCTCGGCCGGGCCCTCGCCGAAGCGGGCGTGGAAATCCTGCTGGTGCCCTCTGCGACCGAAGCGCTCGCGGGGTTCACCCGCGTTCGGGTCGGCGCGATGGCCCGCGCGCTTGAAGGGCAGATGGTGTCGATCCATTCCCCCGTCGTCGGCGCGGCGCCCTGGTGCTACGGGATGGAGGAGAATACCGGCCGTGCCTCGATCTACGGACCGCCCGACCGGGGCTTTCCCGCCACCGGCATCTTCGCCGAAGGCGGGCTGGGTGAGCCGGGCTGGGTTTATGCCGAAATCTCGCGCGCCGCGATCGCCGATGTCCGGGCCGACGGCAATGTCCTCAATTTCCGCCACTGGCCGGAACAGGAGCCGCAGCTAGCCAAGGTTGCGCTTCGCCGGAAAACCTGA
- the murA gene encoding UDP-N-acetylglucosamine 1-carboxyvinyltransferase has translation MDSIIVTGGTELDGRIPIAGAKNACLALMPATLLSDEPLTLTNAPRLSDIKTMTLLLQSLGAEVTSMQGGRVLALSSHDLTSHRADYDIVRKMRASNLVLGPLLARAGHAVVSLPGGCAIGARPMDLHIEGLTALGAEIELRDGYLHAVAPRGLKGAVIEQRFASVGATENIVMAATLAKGTTVLRNAAREPEIVDLVQCLRAMGARIEGEGTTEIRVEGVDRLHGATHAVVADRIELGTYMIAPAIAGGSVELIGGRRDLLPAFCEKLEETGVEITETNSGLKVARVNGRSHAVDVKTEVFPGFPTDLQAQMMALLCTADGVSVLEETIFENRFMHAPELMRMGANIEVHGGHATVTGVDRLRGAPVMATDLRASVSLILAGLAAEGETVVNRVYHLDRGYERVEEKLSACGARIERVKGE, from the coding sequence ATGGATTCGATCATCGTGACGGGCGGGACCGAACTTGACGGCCGGATTCCGATCGCCGGCGCCAAGAACGCGTGCCTGGCGCTGATGCCTGCGACGCTGCTGAGCGACGAGCCGCTGACATTGACCAATGCGCCGCGGCTCTCGGACATCAAGACGATGACCCTGCTTCTGCAGTCGCTCGGCGCCGAGGTGACCTCGATGCAGGGCGGGCGGGTGCTGGCGTTGTCGAGCCACGATCTCACGAGCCATCGCGCAGACTACGACATCGTGCGCAAGATGCGCGCCTCCAACCTCGTGTTGGGGCCGCTCCTGGCCCGTGCGGGCCATGCGGTCGTGTCGCTGCCGGGCGGTTGCGCCATCGGTGCGCGCCCGATGGACCTGCATATCGAAGGGCTGACGGCGCTTGGCGCCGAGATCGAGCTTCGCGACGGCTATCTTCATGCCGTGGCGCCGCGGGGGCTGAAGGGGGCCGTGATCGAACAGCGCTTTGCCAGCGTCGGCGCGACCGAGAACATCGTCATGGCCGCGACGCTTGCCAAGGGCACCACGGTCCTCAGGAACGCGGCGCGCGAACCGGAGATCGTCGATCTGGTGCAGTGCCTCCGCGCGATGGGGGCGCGGATCGAGGGCGAGGGCACGACCGAGATTCGCGTCGAGGGCGTGGACCGGCTGCATGGGGCCACGCATGCCGTGGTCGCGGACCGGATCGAGCTTGGCACCTACATGATCGCCCCGGCGATTGCCGGCGGCTCCGTCGAACTGATTGGCGGGCGCCGCGATCTTCTGCCGGCTTTCTGCGAGAAGCTGGAGGAGACAGGGGTCGAGATCACCGAGACGAACAGCGGCCTCAAGGTGGCGCGGGTCAATGGCCGCTCCCATGCCGTCGATGTGAAGACGGAAGTCTTCCCCGGATTCCCGACCGATCTTCAGGCCCAGATGATGGCGCTGCTGTGCACCGCCGACGGGGTCAGCGTGCTGGAAGAGACGATCTTCGAAAACCGCTTCATGCATGCGCCCGAACTGATGCGGATGGGGGCCAATATCGAGGTGCATGGCGGCCATGCGACTGTGACCGGCGTGGACCGGTTGCGCGGCGCGCCGGTCATGGCGACGGATCTTCGCGCCTCGGTTTCGCTGATCCTCGCCGGACTCGCCGCGGAGGGGGAGACGGTGGTCAACCGGGTCTACCACCTCGACCGCGGCTATGAGCGAGTCGAGGAGAAGCTATCGGCCTGCGGCGCGCGGATCGAGCGGGTGAAGGGGGAGTGA
- a CDS encoding low molecular weight phosphatase family protein: MAEGLMKQLYGRDCYVQSAGVKNDLEVDGFAVAVCQELGIELARHRSRSFEEMQQWGDDLSGFDLVVALSPASQRQALEFTRFFHLDVEYWPVMDPTGIGETREAKLAAYRQTRDQIRARMIDRFGPPPAPDKEGEKT; the protein is encoded by the coding sequence ATGGCGGAAGGGCTGATGAAGCAACTCTACGGCCGCGACTGCTACGTGCAGTCGGCGGGTGTCAAAAACGATCTGGAGGTGGACGGATTCGCCGTGGCGGTATGCCAGGAGCTGGGGATCGAACTCGCGCGTCACCGATCGCGCAGCTTCGAGGAAATGCAGCAGTGGGGTGACGACCTTTCGGGCTTCGACCTCGTCGTCGCCCTGTCGCCGGCAAGCCAGCGTCAGGCGCTGGAATTTACCCGGTTCTTCCATCTCGACGTCGAATACTGGCCGGTCATGGACCCGACCGGCATCGGTGAGACGCGCGAGGCGAAGCTTGCCGCCTACCGCCAGACGCGCGACCAGATCCGCGCCCGGATGATCGACCGTTTCGGGCCGCCGCCCGCACCTGACAAAGAAGGGGAAAAGACATGA
- a CDS encoding DNA gyrase inhibitor YacG — MSCPICHKETDPKYRPFCSKRCADVDLGRWLTGAYAIPADEDDRPNEDELAPPRPH, encoded by the coding sequence ATGAGTTGTCCGATCTGTCATAAAGAGACCGACCCGAAATACCGGCCCTTCTGCTCGAAGCGCTGCGCCGATGTCGATCTCGGACGCTGGCTCACAGGAGCCTATGCAATCCCGGCCGACGAAGACGACCGCCCCAACGAAGACGAACTCGCTCCGCCGCGGCCACACTGA
- a CDS encoding GNAT family N-acetyltransferase: MTIAVRSLTGAELEAVLDDVARLRITVFRDWPYLYDGDLAYERRYIATYRESPQAIVVGAFDGDRLVGAATGTPMEDHGAEFGAAFAGTGLNLSDIFYFAESVLLPEYRGRGLGHAFFDAREGHARSLGRTHSAFCRVVRPEDHPLKPADYRPLDGFWRKRGYAPLEGAVAEYAWKDIGDAEETRKPMQFWLRAL; this comes from the coding sequence ATGACCATCGCCGTCCGCAGCCTGACCGGCGCGGAGCTGGAGGCGGTGCTCGACGACGTGGCGCGGCTCAGGATCACGGTGTTCCGCGACTGGCCCTATCTCTATGACGGCGATCTCGCCTACGAACGGCGCTACATCGCGACCTACAGGGAAAGCCCGCAGGCGATCGTGGTCGGAGCCTTCGATGGTGACCGCCTCGTGGGCGCGGCGACCGGCACGCCGATGGAGGATCACGGGGCGGAGTTCGGTGCGGCCTTCGCCGGCACGGGGCTGAACCTCTCCGACATCTTCTACTTCGCGGAATCGGTTCTGCTGCCCGAATACCGGGGCAGGGGGCTCGGCCACGCCTTCTTCGATGCGCGGGAGGGTCACGCGCGGTCGCTCGGGCGGACCCATTCGGCCTTCTGCCGGGTGGTGCGTCCGGAGGATCATCCGCTGAAGCCGGCCGACTACCGTCCGCTCGACGGATTCTGGAGGAAGCGCGGCTACGCGCCCCTGGAAGGCGCGGTCGCCGAATATGCGTGGAAGGATATCGGCGATGCGGAAGAGACGCGAAAGCCGATGCAGTTCTGGCTCCGCGCGTTGTGA
- the infA gene encoding translation initiation factor IF-1, with protein sequence MAKEEGLEFPGVVKELLPNATFRVELENGHEIIATMAGKMRKNRIRVLAGDKVQVTMTPYDLTKGRINYRFK encoded by the coding sequence ATGGCCAAGGAAGAAGGTCTCGAATTTCCGGGCGTCGTGAAGGAACTCCTGCCGAATGCGACGTTCAGGGTCGAGCTGGAAAACGGCCATGAGATCATCGCGACGATGGCAGGAAAGATGCGCAAGAACCGCATCCGGGTTCTCGCCGGCGACAAGGTTCAGGTGACGATGACGCCTTACGACCTGACCAAGGGGCGGATCAATTACCGCTTCAAGTAA
- the hisD gene encoding histidinol dehydrogenase has translation MPVFLSTADTGFEAGFSTLLSAKREDAPDVDAAVAAIIDDVRTRGDAAVIELTAKFDRLDLTPETLAFSEAEIAAECAKVSPEDRAALEMAAERIRAYHARQMPEDARWTDAAGAELGWRWGPVSAAGLYVPGGLASYPSSVLMNAVPAKVAGVERLVIACPTPGGVVNPLVLLAARLSGVDTVYRIGGAQAIAALAYGTATIRPVDKITGPGNAYVAAAKRRVFGRVGIDMIAGPSEILVIADKDNDPDWIALDLLSQAEHDESAQSILVTDDPAFGRAVAAAVEARLETLERRAIAGASWRDYGAVIVVRDLDEAARLSNRVAPEHLELCVAGPDALAAKITHAGAIFLGHWTPEAIGDYVGGPNHVLPTARSARFSSGLSVMDFLKRTTIARMTPEALAAIGPAAERLAISESLQAHGLSVRARLDRLNRERDG, from the coding sequence ATGCCTGTATTTCTTTCGACCGCCGATACCGGGTTCGAGGCCGGGTTTTCGACGCTGCTCTCGGCCAAGCGCGAGGATGCGCCGGACGTGGATGCCGCGGTGGCGGCGATCATCGACGACGTGCGCACGCGGGGCGATGCGGCGGTCATCGAGCTGACCGCGAAGTTCGACCGGCTCGACCTGACGCCAGAGACGCTCGCCTTTTCCGAGGCCGAGATCGCGGCGGAATGCGCAAAGGTCTCGCCGGAGGACCGCGCGGCGCTGGAAATGGCGGCAGAGCGGATCCGCGCCTATCACGCGCGCCAGATGCCGGAGGATGCGCGCTGGACCGATGCGGCCGGTGCGGAACTCGGCTGGCGCTGGGGTCCGGTCTCGGCGGCGGGGCTCTATGTGCCGGGCGGACTCGCTTCCTATCCGTCCTCGGTGCTGATGAACGCGGTCCCGGCGAAGGTGGCGGGGGTGGAGCGTTTGGTGATCGCCTGCCCGACGCCGGGCGGCGTGGTCAATCCGCTGGTGCTTCTCGCCGCGCGGCTCTCGGGCGTCGATACCGTCTACCGCATCGGCGGCGCGCAGGCGATCGCGGCGCTCGCCTACGGGACGGCGACGATCCGGCCGGTGGACAAGATCACCGGACCCGGCAATGCCTATGTCGCGGCGGCCAAGCGGCGGGTCTTCGGCCGCGTCGGTATCGACATGATCGCCGGCCCGTCGGAGATCCTCGTGATCGCGGACAAGGACAATGATCCCGACTGGATCGCGCTCGATCTGCTCAGCCAGGCCGAACACGATGAAAGTGCGCAGTCGATCCTCGTCACCGACGATCCGGCCTTCGGGCGAGCCGTTGCGGCGGCGGTCGAGGCGCGGTTGGAGACTCTCGAGCGGCGCGCCATTGCCGGGGCGTCGTGGCGCGACTACGGCGCGGTGATCGTGGTGCGCGACCTGGATGAGGCGGCGCGCCTGTCGAACCGGGTCGCGCCCGAGCATCTGGAGCTTTGCGTCGCCGGTCCAGACGCGCTGGCCGCGAAGATCACCCATGCCGGGGCGATCTTCCTCGGCCACTGGACACCCGAGGCCATCGGCGATTACGTGGGCGGGCCGAACCATGTGCTGCCCACGGCGCGCTCGGCACGGTTTTCAAGCGGGTTGAGCGTGATGGATTTTCTCAAGCGGACGACGATTGCCAGGATGACGCCCGAGGCGCTTGCCGCGATCGGCCCGGCAGCCGAGCGGCTGGCGATCTCGGAAAGCCTTCAGGCGCACGGCCTGTCCGTCCGCGCCCGGCTCGACCGGCTGAACCGGGAGAGGGATGGATGA
- a CDS encoding ribonuclease E/G, with product MKGRIVVLDSYRGREAAALIVDGRLEDLLLDPGEAGGFAPGAILRGVLDRPMKGQGGAFVKLPGGEKGFLRETKGLAPGKPVIVQVSGFTEPGKALPVTTRLLFKSRLSIVTPAAPGLNISRRIRDAEDRARLESLAEAAMAGCGFGLILRSAAAGAEDAEIAADIASGRALAEAVVADLSGGPELLVDSATPHEEAARDWADPAPDEVADGEGAFARHGVEEMIDALLSADVSLPGGGYMAVEPTRALVAVDVNTGADTSPAASLKANIAAARDLPRQLRLRGLGGQVTVDFAPMPKRDRATLDQQLRTAFKGEAAETSLAGWTPLGNFELQRKRDRLPLAVILTGGAG from the coding sequence ATGAAGGGCCGTATCGTCGTTCTGGACAGCTACAGGGGCCGCGAGGCGGCTGCCCTGATCGTCGACGGGCGGCTTGAAGACCTTTTGCTCGACCCGGGCGAGGCGGGCGGGTTCGCCCCCGGCGCGATCCTGCGCGGTGTGCTCGACCGGCCGATGAAGGGCCAGGGCGGCGCCTTCGTGAAACTGCCGGGCGGCGAAAAGGGCTTCCTGCGCGAAACGAAAGGGCTCGCCCCCGGCAAGCCGGTTATCGTGCAGGTGTCGGGCTTCACCGAACCGGGCAAGGCGCTGCCGGTGACGACCCGGCTCCTCTTCAAGAGCCGACTCTCCATCGTCACGCCCGCCGCACCGGGCCTCAACATCTCGCGCCGTATCCGCGACGCGGAGGACCGCGCAAGGCTCGAATCGCTCGCGGAAGCCGCGATGGCAGGCTGCGGCTTTGGCCTGATCCTGCGCTCGGCCGCGGCAGGCGCCGAAGATGCGGAGATCGCCGCCGACATCGCTTCAGGCAGGGCGCTGGCCGAGGCGGTCGTGGCCGACCTGAGCGGAGGGCCGGAACTCCTCGTCGATTCCGCCACGCCGCATGAGGAGGCTGCACGCGACTGGGCCGATCCCGCACCGGATGAGGTGGCGGACGGCGAGGGCGCTTTCGCCCGGCACGGCGTCGAGGAGATGATCGACGCGCTCCTTTCTGCCGATGTGTCCTTGCCCGGTGGCGGTTACATGGCAGTCGAACCGACCCGGGCCCTTGTCGCCGTCGATGTGAATACCGGCGCCGACACCTCTCCGGCCGCGAGCCTCAAGGCCAACATCGCCGCCGCCCGCGATCTGCCGCGCCAGCTCCGCCTCCGCGGCCTCGGTGGCCAGGTGACGGTCGATTTCGCGCCGATGCCGAAACGCGACCGCGCCACGCTCGACCAACAGCTTCGCACCGCCTTCAAGGGCGAGGCGGCCGAAACGAGCCTCGCCGGCTGGACGCCGCTCGGCAATTTCGAGCTGCAGCGCAAGCGCGACCGCCTGCCGCTCGCCGTGATCCTGACGGGAGGCGCGGGATGA
- a CDS encoding cupin domain-containing protein codes for MPDTSDHRSRLSREDLERLPEAHIRHPLNPASDVFLKRLSPLFGLQRLALYIARVPPGKESFLYHRHERDEEFLVILSGRGLAEIGDGTVEIGPGDIMAFPAPDGPPHHLTNPFENDLVYFMGGESSAVDVVHFPRTGRHMAFTPSGLWSFGDSTSERLTFSDWTVPETPETS; via the coding sequence ATGCCAGATACCAGCGACCATCGGTCTCGTCTTTCGCGCGAAGATCTGGAACGCCTGCCCGAAGCGCATATCCGGCATCCCTTGAATCCCGCTTCGGATGTCTTTCTGAAACGCCTCTCTCCGCTGTTCGGTCTCCAAAGACTGGCCCTCTACATTGCGCGCGTTCCGCCGGGGAAGGAGAGCTTTCTGTATCACCGTCATGAACGGGACGAGGAGTTTCTGGTAATCCTCTCGGGCCGCGGGCTGGCCGAGATCGGCGACGGGACAGTCGAGATCGGCCCGGGCGACATCATGGCCTTCCCCGCACCCGACGGTCCGCCGCATCATCTGACCAACCCTTTCGAGAATGACCTGGTTTATTTTATGGGCGGCGAAAGCTCGGCCGTCGATGTGGTCCATTTCCCGAGAACGGGCCGGCACATGGCCTTCACGCCGTCCGGCCTCTGGTCCTTCGGCGACAGCACGAGCGAGCGACTCACGTTCTCGGACTGGACTGTGCCGGAAACGCCCGAGACGTCCTGA